CGCACGCGAGGCGGCCGTGGCGGGGACCGTGCTGCTGCGCAACGACGGCACCCTGCCGCTGAACCCGGCGTCCCTCCGGTCGGTGGCCGTCATCGGCCAGAATGCCCGTGATGCCCGCACACAGGGAGGCGGCAGCGCGACCGTCGTCCCCGCGCACGTCGTCTCGCCGCTGGACGGGCTGCGCGCCGCCCTGCCCGGCGTGGAGGTCTCCTACGAGCTCGGCGCGCTCGTGCAGGAAGGCGTCGCCGAGATTCCTCTCGCCCAGCTGCAGAACCCCGTCACCGGAGAGCCGGGACTGCGGGTGCGCTTCTTGGATGCCGAGGGCACCGAGCTCTTCGCCGAAGATCGCCGGTCGACGGCGCTCGTCTGGTTCGGCGGGGACGCCCCCATCGAGGCGAGCCGCACCGTCATCTTCGAGACGCGGTTCACGCCCGACGAATCCGGCACGATCGAGCTGGGCTTCGCCGGTGCCAACCACGGGCGCCTCTACGTCGACGACGAGCTGGTGCTCGACGACAGCCCCGTCATCGAGGGCACCGACCTCGGCGCCGCGTTCCTGAACCCGCCGTCGCTGACGACCGCTGTCGCCGTGGAGGCGAGCGTGGCGCGCACGGTCCGCGTCGAGTTCTCGCGCGAAGCGGCGGGCGCCCTCGCCGGTGCGCTCAGCGCCACGGTCGGCATCGCCCCCGAGCGCACGCCCGATGCCGAGTTGATCGCCCGGGCGGCGCATGCCGCGGCATCCGCCGATGTCGCCGTCGTGGTCGTCGGGACGAACTCTCGCGTCGAGTCCGAGGGCTACGACCGCACGAGCCTGGACCTCCCCGGCGCGCAGGACGAGCTCGTGCGGGCCGTCGCGGCGACCGGCACCCCGACCGTCGTCGTGGTCAACGCGGGCTCGCCCGTCGTCCTGCCCTGGGCCGACGAGGTCGCCGCCGTCGTGCAGGGCTACTTCGGCGGCCAGGAGTTCGGCCACGCGATCGCCGACATCCTCACGGGCGCCCAGGAGCCCGGGGGGCGCCTGCCCACCACCTGGCCGGCCGCACTGGCCGACGTCCCCGTCACGGATGTGACCCCGCAGGACGGAGTGCTGCGCTACACCGAGGGCATCCACATCGGCTACCGCGCGTGGTTGAAGGACGACGCGACTCCCGCCTTCCCGTTCGGCCACGGACTCGGCTACACGACGTGGTCGTGGGACGATGCGCGCCGCGAGGGCGGCGAGGTCGCGGTGACGGTCACCAACACCGGCGCGCGCTCCGGCAAGCAGGTGGTGCAGGTGTACGCCGAACGGCCGGGCTCGGCGATCGAGCGCCCCGAGCGCTGGCTCGTCGGATTCGCGACCGTCCGCGTAGACGCCGGCGCATCCGCGACCGTCTCGATCGGCCTTCCCGAGCGACGCCTGGCCCACTGGAGCGGTGAGCACTGGAGCGTCGAGGCCGGCACGTATGCGCTGCGCATCGGCTCCTCCGTCGCAGAGCTGCCGCTCTCGCTCGCCTGGGAGGTGTCGGAGTGATGACGACGATGTCGCCGGTGAACGCGATCCACCTGCAGGGCGCGGCCGACGCGCGCCTGGCCGCGGTGGTCGACCGTCTCGACGGATTCCTGCGCGAAGACGACGACCTCTCCTTCCAGGTCGCGGCCTTCCACCGCGGCGTGCCGGTGCTCGACGCGTGGGGCGGCCCGCACCTGACGGGCACGTCCGTGCTGATCCCGTTCTCGGTCACCAAGAACACGATCGGACTGTCGGTGGGCCTGCTCCTGGAACGCGGTCTCATCGATCTCGATGAGCGCGTCGCGCACTACTGGCCCGAATTCGCCGCGAAGGGGAAGGATGCCGTCACGGTGCGCCAGCTGCTCTCGCACCAGGCGGGGCTTCCGCAGGCGACCACAGCGCTGACGTGGGACGAGCTCTGGGACCACCACGCGGCGGCCGCGCGCCTCGCCGACACCCGGCCGTACTGGTACCCGGGCAGCGCGTTCGGCTACCACGCGATCACGATCGGCAGCCTGGGCGACGAGCTGGTGTACCGCGTGACGGGGCGAACCCTGCACGAGTTCTACGAGGATGAGATCCGCGCCCCGCACGACGTCGACTTCTACCTCGGTCTGCCGGAGGACCAGGAGCACCGGTTCGCGCCGCTGCGCCCGATGATCCGTCCCGTATCGGCGACGGGCACTCCGCAGTTCTCGGCGCTGGGCCCGGTGGTCTTCGGCGCCCTCAGCCGCGACATCGACCACACCAACTCGCCCCGCAACTACCGGTACGGCCATGCCGCCACCGCGGGCACGGGCACCGCGCGGGGGCTCGCACGCCTCTTCGCCGCCGCGGTCACGGGCGTCGACGGTCGCGCCCCGTTCCTGTCGGCCGACACCGTCGAGCAGATCGGCCAGCAGCAGATCCGTGGCTACGACGAGGTGCTCCACCAGCACGACCGGGCCCACGCGATCGTCTTCCAGAAGCCGTCGCAGCAACTCTCCTTCGGCGGTCCCCGCGCGTTCGGTCACGACGGCGCGGCCGGTGCGCTCGCCTGCGCCGACCCCGACACCGGGATCACTTTCGCCTGGACGATCGTCCGCGGACCGTGGCCCGGCGGGGCCGACCCGCGCGCCGTCGCCCTGGCGCGCGAGCTCGGCGTGCTTCTGGAAGCGACAGCATGACCGCGGTCATCACGAGCCTGCGCGCGGAGCTGCGCCACGACAGCGCCGTGGTCGCCACGGCGACCCCTCGCCTGAGCTGGGTGGTCGGCGGCGACATCACCGGCTGGCACCAGGCGAGCGCGGAGCTCAGCGACGGGGAGATCACGCTCACCCTGGACGACGGCGAGAGTGCCCTCGCTCCCTGGCCGTTTCGCCCTCTGGCACCCGGTGAGAGCCGATCGGTGCGGGTGCGAGCGCACAGCACCGATGGACGATCGACGAGGTGGAGCGATGCGCTCGTCGTCGAGGCGGGCTTCCTCGCCGACGACGAGTGGGTCGCCCTCCCGGTCGGCCTGGCCGACCCGTCGCGCGCAGCGCAGCCCGCCGCGGTGCGCACCCGTTTCATGATCGAGCGCGAAGTCACGCGCGCCGTCCTCTTCTGGACCGCGCTGGGCGTGGCCGAACCGACCGTCAACGGCGCCCCGGTGAGCGACGATGTGCTCTCGCCCGGATGGACCGCCTACCGCGACCGGCTCGTGCACGAGAGCGTCGACGTCACCGCCCTCCTGCGTGACGGCGAGAACGAGCTCGCGGCGACGATCGCGGGCGCCTGGTACACGGAGAAGTACGGCTTCTTCACCTTCACCGACCGCGTCTACGGTGATCAGCCCTCGTGGCTGGCCCAGCTGCGCGTGACGTACGCAGACGGCACGAGCGCGACCCTCGCGGCCACCGGCCCCGGCTGGGAGGCGACGGGCGACGGGCCCGTCGTCGACAGCGGCATCTACGCGGGCGAACACCAAGACCTGCGCCGGAGCCTCGACGACGCGGTGTGGACGTCGGCGCGCGTCGGCGCGGCGGCGCGGCCCGGCTACGAGAACGTCCCCGTCCCCGAGGCGCGGATCGCTCCGCCCGTACGCCGCATCGAGACGCTGCCGGTCGCGGAGGTTCTCGCCTCGCCCTCCGGCGCCACGATCCTCGACTTCGGCCAGAATCTGGTCGGGCGCCTGCGCATCCGCGCGCGAGGAGCGGCCGGCACCCGCATCGTCATCCGTCATGCCGAAGTGCTCGATGCGGGTGAGCTGGCTCTTCGCCCCCTGCGCAACGCCGCGGCGACGGCGACGTTCGATCTCTCGGGCGGCGACGACGTGCTGGAGTCGCGTTTCAGCTTCTACGGCTTCCGCTACGCGCAGATCACCGGACTCGACGTCGACCCCGCGGACATCGAGGCCGTGGTGCTGCACTCCGACCTCGCCCGGACCGGATGGTTCTCGGCATCCGACCCGCTCGTGGAGAAGCTGCACGAGAACGTGCGCTGGGGCATGCGCGGCAACTTCCTGTCGATTCCCACCGACTGTCCGCAGCGCGACGAGCGCCTGGGCTGGACGGGCGACATCCAGGTGTTCGCGCCGACCGCGACGTTCCTCTACGACTGCGACGGTTTCCTGACCTCGTGGCTGCGCGACCTGGCGCACGAGCAGAACCGCGACGGCGGGATCGTTCCGGTCGTCGTCCCCGCAGCGCTGCCGTCGTTCGCGGGCGGCGGACCGGTCGCCGCGTGGGGTGACGCCGCAACGGTCGTGCCGAGCGTGCTGTGGGAGCGCTTCGGCGACCGTGACGTGCTCGCCGCGCAGTATCCGAGCATGCGTGCGTGGGTAGAGGCGGTGCGCCGCGATGCGGGCGACTCAGGCCTGTGGGCCGGCCGTATGCAGCTCGGCGACTGGCTCGACCCCGCCGCCCCGCCGGACAAGCCCGGCAAGGCGAAGGTCGACGCCGACATCGTCGCCAGCGCCTACTTCGCCCGGTCGCTGCGCCAGGTCGCTGATGCCGCAGCGCTGCTCGGACACGACGAGGATGCCGAGACCTACGGAACCCTCGCCGAGGCCGCGCGCCGCGCGTTCACCGCGGAGTACGTCACCCCGGCAGGACGCATGATGAGCGATGCTCCGACCGCCTACGCCCTCGCGCTGCAGTTCGACCTCGTCGTCGACGCCGACACCCGCGCCGCCCTCGGTCGCCGCCTGGCGGCACTGGTCCGCGAGGGCGGATACCGCATCGGCACCGGCTTCGTCGGCACACCGCTGGTCGCCGACGCACTGACCGCCACCGGTCACGTGGATGCCGCCGAGCGCCTGCTGCTGCAGACGCAGTGCCCGTCGTGGCTGTATCCGATCACGCAGGGCGCGACGACGGTGTGGGAGCGGTGGGACTCGCTGCTGCCGGACGGGTCGGTCAATCCCGGCGAGATGACCTCGTTCAACCACTACGCGCTCGGCGCGGTCGCCGACTGGCTGCACCGCTCGGTCGCAGGGCTCGCGCCGGCCGCGCCCGGCTATCGACGCCTGCGCATCGCGCCGCGCCCCCTCTCGGCGCTCACGCGCGCGTCGGCGCGGCACCTGACCCCCTACGGCGAGGCTGCCGTCTCCTGGCGCCGCGACGGCGACAGCATCGTCGTGACCGCGACCGTACCGGCGAACACCACTGCCGACGTGGATCTGCCCGGCATCGCCGCGACCGTCGGGCCCGGTTCGCACGAGTGGCGCGTCGCTGCGGCGGCCGGTGCGCAGCGACCCGAACTGCCCGGACTCGACGCCGATCTCGCCGCCGTCATCGACGATCCGCGCGCCTACCGCGCGCTGCTCGACACGCTGGCCGACGTCGCGCCCGAGCGCGTCGACGCTGTCCGCGAGGAGACGACGTGGGCGGCGGGTCGTCCGCTCGTGTCCGCCCTGATGTTCACGCCGCCGCCGGTGCTCGCCGCCGTCGACCACGCGATCCGTGCGGCGACGACCGCCTGATACCGAGGAGTTCTATGTTCGACCGCGCCAGTACGTTCGGCGAGACGCTCGACAGCCCCGCCGGCCGGGCGGTGCTCGAGAAGCACTTGCCCGGCATCGCCGCCTCTCCCATGGCGCAGCAATTCCGCAGCGCCCGCCTCGGCCAGCTCGTCGCGCTCGTTCCGGAGTTGGAGGAGCCGGCCGCCCGCGACGCGCTCTGGGCTGCGCTCGCCCAGGTCGGTGACGGCACCGCCCGCGCCCCCTACCCCACGGCGATCGCTCCCGACCCGGCTTACGAGGCCGACGAGGTCGCCCCCGCCTCGGCGACGTTCGCCCCCGCCCCGACGGCGCGGCAGTGGGACCCCCTCGAGGTGCGCCTCGTCGGCCCGTCGCACGGCAACCCCTTCGTCGACGTGGAACTGGACGCCCTGTTCACCCGACCGGACGGCAGCGTCGTGCGCGTCGGCGGGTTCTACGACGGCGACGGTGTGTACGTCGTCCGGGCTCTCGCGGATGCCGAGGGCACCTGGCGCTTCCGCACCCGCTCCACGGCCCGGTCGCTCGACGGCATCGCCGGCACCGTGGACGTCGCTCCCGCTCCCGTCGACGCGCACGGCCCGGTGCGCGTCGACGGGTTCCACTTCCGCCATGCGGACGGCACCCGCCATCGGCCGCTGGGAACGACCGCGTACGCGTGGACGCACCAGAGCGAGGCGCGTCAGCAGCAGACTCTCGCCACCCTCGCCGCGTCGCCGTTCACCAAGCTGCGGATGTGCGTGTTCCCCAAGTCGTACCTCTACAACGCGAACGAACCGATCGACTTCCCCTTCGTCGGCTCGCTGGAGACCGGTTTCGACCTCACCCGGTTCGACCCCGCGCACTTCCGCCGTCTCGAGCAGCGCATCCGCGATCTGGCGGAGCTCGGCATCCAAGCCGATCTCATCCTCTTCCACGCCTACGACCGGTGGGGCTTCTCGGACCTCGGCCCCGCGGTCGACGAACGCTACCTGCGTTACGTCGTGCGCCGCCTGTCCGGCTACGCGAACGTCTGGTGGTCGATGGCGAACGAGTACGACCTCATGTGGTCGAAGGATCTCGACGACTGGGAGCGCCTCGCGGCGATCGTCGGCGAGGAGGATCCGTTCGGACACCTCAACTCCATCCACAACTGTCGTCCGTTCTACGACTACGACCGCCCGTGGATCACGCACGTCTCGATCCAGCGAGTGGACGTCTACCGCACGGCCGAGAACACCGATCAGTGGCGGGAGCGCTGGGGCAAGCCGGTCGTCATCGACGAGTGCGCCTACGAGGGCGACATCGACCAGGGTTGGGGCAACATCACCGGCGAGGAGATGACCCGACGCTTCTGGGAGGGCGCCGTGCGCGGCGGCTACGTCGGACACGGCGAGACCTACTATCCGCCTGCTCTGGACGCCCCCGGGGATGCCGACGACGACGAGGTCCTGTGGTGGTCGAAGGGCGGCGCGCTGCACGGCACCTCGCCCGCCCGGATCGCCTTCCTCGAGCGGCTGCTCGCCGAGGCGCCCGACGGCGTCTGGGACCCGCTGCCCGGCGACTGGGACGTTCCGTGGGGCGGAACCGGCGACGTACGGGTGGCCTACTTCGGCTTCAACCGTCCGCGCTTTCGCAACGTCCTCCTGGGCGACGGCCGCTGGCGCGTCGAGGTGATCGACACGTGGAACATGACCGTCGAAGAGGTGTCCGGAACGCACACGGGGCAGGTGCGCGTCGATCTTCCGGGCCGCCAGTACATGGCCGTGCGTCTGACGAGGGTCGCGGCATGAGCGCACCGCGCTGGATCGTCAGCACCGCGGATGCCGTGTGGCAGACGCGGGAGGCGGCGGCGCTGACGGGCCCGTCGGCCATGCCTGACGTGGTCGTCGCCGTGGACGATCCGCAGCAGGAGATCGAGGGCTTCGGCGCCTGCTTCAACGAGCTGGGCTGGCAGGCTCTCGACCTGCTCACCGAGACCGAACGCACCGGCATCCTCCGCGAGCTGTTCGCCCCCGGCGTGGGCGCCTCGTTCGGCATCTGCCGCATGCCGATCGGCGCGAACGACTTCTCCCGCGACTGGTACTCCTACGACGAGACCCCGGGCGACCTGGGTCTCGCCCACTTCGATCTGTCGCACGACGACGACACCCTCGTGCCGTTCATCCGCGCCGCGCGCACGCATCGCCCCGACCTCGTCCTGTGGGCCTCTCCGTGGAGTCCGCCCACGTGGATGAAGCGCAACGGGCACTACGCCGGGGCCCTTCCGCACCCCTTCTTCGGCGACGTCGACAACGGGCTGCGACCCGACCAGGTCGGCGCCGAGGGCACGGACATGTTCCGCGTCGACGAGGAGCACCTCGCGGCCTACGCGGCATACTTCGGCAGGTTCGTCGACGGCTACGCCGAGCGCGGCATCCGGGTGTCGATGGTCATGCCGCAGAACGAGTTCAACTCGGCACAGGTCTTTCCGAGCTGCACGTGGACGCCGTCAGGGCTGTCGGCGTTCCTGCGTCACCTCGGCCCAGAGATGGCCGCGCGCGGCGTCGAGGTCTTCCTGGGAACGCTCGAGCGCGCGGACGACCGACTCATCGAGGGCGTCCTCGCCGACCCGGAGGCCGCCGCCGTCGTGTCCGGTGTCGGCCTGCAGTGGGCGGGCAAAGGGGCGGTCGCCGCCGTGCACCGCCTGCACCCGGAGCTGCGGATCTATCAGAGCGAGCAGGAGTGCGGCGACGGACGCAACGACTGGCGTCACGCGCGCTACGCGTGGCGGCTCATGAAGCACTTCCTCGGCAACGGCACCAACGCCTACCAGTACTGGAACATCGCCCTGCAGGAGGGCGGCCGCAGTCGCTGGGGCTGGACGCAGAACTCGCTCGTCGTGGTCGATCCCGACACCCGCACCTTCCGCTACACGCCCGACTACCTGGTGCTCAAGCACGTCAGCGCCTTCGTCGCCCCCGGCGCCCGTGTGCTGCCGACCTGGTGCGTCGCCGGTCACGACAATCAGCTGGTGTTCCGAAACCCCGACGGCTCGCTCGTCGTCGTGCTGCACAACGAGCTCGACGAGGTCATGCCGATCAGCCTGCTGCTCGGTGCTGAGGTGCTGTCGCTGGAGCTTCCGGCGGCGTCGTTCAGCACCGTCGTCATCGCGCCCTGAGGCGACCGGAGTCCTCCGACAGCCGGCGCGACGCCGTGGCCATGTGCGCCGCCATCGCCGAGGCGGCGAGGTCGGCGTCACCGGCGTCGACGGCGGCACGCACCGCCGCATGCTCCTCGATCGCGAGTTCCGCCGCGGCGGCATCGTGCACCGCACGATCCGCGTAGACCTGCAGCAGCGAGCGGACGACGTGCAGCAGATCGACGAGCGTGTCGTTGCCGGCGGCCGCGGCGAGCGTCTCGTGGAACTCGGCATCAGCCCGGGCGAAGGCCGTCAGCTCGGCGGTGGTCTCGCGCATGCGAGCGACGGATGCCGCGAGCGCCGCGCGCTGGTCGGCACTCGCGCGACCGGCGGCCAGGCGCGCGACATAGATCTCGAGCCCCGAGCGCAGCTCGAGCATCTCATCGGTGTTCTTCTGCCCGATCAGCAGTCCCCACCGGAGCGTCTGCGGCAGCAGGTCGCTCGCGGTGCCGCGAAGGTACGTGCCGGAGCCGGCGCGCACGTCCACGATGCCGAGGATCTCGAGCGCGGCGAGCGCTTCGCGAACCGCGGAGCGCCCGACATTCAGCGTCGTCGCCAGCTGACGCTCCGGAGGAAGCCGTGTGCCGGGCTCGAGCGAGCCGCCGGTGAAGAGATCCATCAGACGACGGGCGACCTGCGACACCGGCGAGCCGGTGGGCAGCACCTCCAACGCCGCCGCGATCTCGGCGGAGCGGTCGTCGGGGTAAGCGGGCACGGGTCCAACATACGGCAGCACCGCCGTCCCCTCCCACGATTGGTCAACCGGTTCTTGCAATTGGTCAACCGGTTTGTCAGAATGTCCGAGTGCCGGTGCGCTCTCTCCGGCTCTGATCTTCAGGAGAACCCCGCGATGACGCGCCTCTGGAACGACCCGGCAGACTTCGCCGAGGAGATGATCGACGGCTTCGTGGCCGCCCATGCCGCCTACGTGCAACGCGTGGCCGGGGGCGTCGTCCGCCGGGAGGGCGCGCGACCGGGTCAGGTCGCCGTCGTCATCGGCGGCGGCTCGGGCCACTACCCCGCCTTCGGCGGCCTCGTCGGTCGGGGGCTCGCCCACGGTGCGGCGATGGGCAACCTCTTCGCCTCGCCGTCGACGCAGCAGGTGCACGCCGTGGCGAGCGCCGCACACCGCGGCGGCGGGGTGTTCTTCTCGTACGGCAACTACGCGGGCGACGTCCTGAACTTCGACGCGGCCCAGGAGCGCCTGCGGGCGGACGGCATCGCCTGCGCGACCGTGACCGTCACCGACGACATCTCGAGCGCCGGGCCCGACGAGCGTCACCGCCGTCGCGGGATCGCGGGCGATCTGACCGTCTTCCGCATCGCCGGGGCCGCCGCCGAGGCCGGCTACGACCTCGACGGCGTGACCCGGATCGCCACGCACGCGAACGAGCGCACCCGCTCCTTCGGCGTCGCGTTCTCGGGCTGCACGCTCCCCGGCGCCCCGGCACCCCTGTTCTCGGTGCCGATCGGTCGCATGGCGGTGGGACTCGGCATCCACGGCGAGCCCGGCATCGGCGAGACCGACGTGCCGACCGCCGACGAGCTGGCCGACCTCCTCGTGGATCACCTGCTGGCCGAGGTGCCCGATGGCGTCGAGGTGAGCGGATGCCGGGTCGTTCCCATCCTCAACGGACTCGGCTCGCTCGCCGCGGAGGAGCTCTTCGTGCTCTACCGCCGCGTCGCCGCGCGGCTCACCGAGGCCGGCGCGGTCATCGTCGATCCGCACGTGGGCGACTACTGCACGAGCTTCGACATGGCGGGAACCTCGCTGACGCTGTTCTGGCTCGATGACGAGCTGGCGACGCTCTGGGACACCCCCGTCGACACGCCCGCCTACCGCCGTGCACCGCAGGAGGTCGACCGGGCCCGCGTCGGCGGAGGCCGCCCCGCCACCGACGAGGCGCTCGACGCATCGACGCCCCCAACGCCCGCCGCGCCCGTGACCTCCGGCGACGACCAGTCGCGCCGCTGCGCGACCACGGTGCTGCATCTTCTCGACACCTCCGCGACCACCATCGACAGGAACGCCGACGAGCTCGGGCGCATGGACGCCGTCGCCGGCGACGGGGACCACGGCATCGGCATGCAGCGCGGGGCACGCGCTGCCCGCGCGGCCGCCGCGGAGGCGGTCGCGGCCGGCGCCGGAGCCGAGAGCGTCCTGCGCCGCGCCGCCGACGCATGGTCGGATCGGGCCGGCGGAACCTCGGGGGCGCTGTGGGGTCTGATCCTCACCGCGATCGCCGCGCACCTGGGCGATGCGGGCACCCCCGCGCCCGCTCAGGTCGCGGCGGGCGTCGCGGACGCGGCCCGCACCGTGCAGGCTCACGGGGGCGCCGCCGTCGGCGACAAGACCCTCGTCGACGCCCTCGTGCCCTTCAGCGACGCGCTCTCCCGAGCGGTCGCGGCGGGCACCCCTCTGGCCGAAGCCTGGACCGCGGCGGCATCCGCCGCGCGAACGGCGGCGGCCTCCACCGCCGACCTGCTCCCCCGGCGCGGGCGCGCCCGCACGCACGGGACCGCCAGCGTCGGCACCCCCGACCCCGGCGCGCACTCGCTCGCTCTCATCGCCGACGCCACCGCCGGCGCACTCGCCGACTCCGAGAGGACTCACGCATGACCACGCCCCTCCGCCTCGTGATCGGCAGTGACGACGCCGGATTCGACTACAAGGAGATCCTGAAGCAGGATCTGCTCGCCCACCCCGGCGTCATCGACGTCGTCGACGTGGGAGTCGATGCCGACGGGCACACCGCGTACCCCCGCGTGGCCATCGAAGCCGCCGAGCGTGTGGCGCGGGGCGAGGCCGATCGGGCCCTGCTCATCTGCGGCACGGGGCTCGGCGTCGCGATCGCGGCCAACAAGGTTCCCGGCATCCGGGCCGTCACCGCCCATGACTCGTTCTCCGTCGAGCGCGGCGTGCTTTCGAACAACGCCCAGGTGCTCACGATGGGCCAGCGCGTCGTGGGAG
The sequence above is a segment of the Microbacterium sp. PM5 genome. Coding sequences within it:
- a CDS encoding ribose-5-phosphate isomerase; its protein translation is MTTPLRLVIGSDDAGFDYKEILKQDLLAHPGVIDVVDVGVDADGHTAYPRVAIEAAERVARGEADRALLICGTGLGVAIAANKVPGIRAVTAHDSFSVERGVLSNNAQVLTMGQRVVGVELARRLVREWLTYRFDDASASAEKVAVIAQYESTGSC
- a CDS encoding dihydroxyacetone kinase family protein → MTRLWNDPADFAEEMIDGFVAAHAAYVQRVAGGVVRREGARPGQVAVVIGGGSGHYPAFGGLVGRGLAHGAAMGNLFASPSTQQVHAVASAAHRGGGVFFSYGNYAGDVLNFDAAQERLRADGIACATVTVTDDISSAGPDERHRRRGIAGDLTVFRIAGAAAEAGYDLDGVTRIATHANERTRSFGVAFSGCTLPGAPAPLFSVPIGRMAVGLGIHGEPGIGETDVPTADELADLLVDHLLAEVPDGVEVSGCRVVPILNGLGSLAAEELFVLYRRVAARLTEAGAVIVDPHVGDYCTSFDMAGTSLTLFWLDDELATLWDTPVDTPAYRRAPQEVDRARVGGGRPATDEALDASTPPTPAAPVTSGDDQSRRCATTVLHLLDTSATTIDRNADELGRMDAVAGDGDHGIGMQRGARAARAAAAEAVAAGAGAESVLRRAADAWSDRAGGTSGALWGLILTAIAAHLGDAGTPAPAQVAAGVADAARTVQAHGGAAVGDKTLVDALVPFSDALSRAVAAGTPLAEAWTAAASAARTAAASTADLLPRRGRARTHGTASVGTPDPGAHSLALIADATAGALADSERTHA